The Impatiens glandulifera chromosome 8, dImpGla2.1, whole genome shotgun sequence genome includes a window with the following:
- the LOC124912348 gene encoding protein VAPYRIN-like — protein MDRLITLEPSNMAVIRIEPAQKCSGELTLRNVMYTMPVAFRLQPVNKTRYSVRPQSGIIAPLATLTVEITYNLSPNAALPDSYPRCDDVFQLHSVVAPGAAFKDPSLDSVPMDWFTTRKKQVFIDSCIRVGFVGSVVLSRLVADGSMEGVREALEMSDPSWFPSDSVDSDGNTLLHLAISQSRPDLVQLILEFGSNPNSRSRAGLSPLEAAATFGEGLIAELLLAKKASTEPSGSSGWGPIHLAAAAGHTDVLRLLLVKGAVVDAVTNEYSTALHLAVSGRRRDCVRLLLANGARTDIRNSGDGDTALHIAAVSGDEHIVKMLLHKFANKDVRNRKGKTAYDVAAENGHNKLFDCLRLGDNLCTTARKGDVRAIHKLLENGASINGKDQNGWTALHRAAFKGRIEAARVLIEKGIELNARDEEGYTALHCATEAGQVELVELLIKKGADIDAATKAGTTALQIAESLHYKGISRLLLNGDAVNKGYSGKLKGDREINVGKMMIRRSKGNRRRSFDRSSAAALEVFQ, from the coding sequence TCATAACCTTGGAGCCGTCGAACATGGCGGTCATCAGAATCGAACCGGCTCAAAAATGCTCCGGCGAGCTAACCTTACGCAACGTCATGTACACTATGCCGGTCGCTTTCCGTCTTCAGCCAGTTAACAAAACTCGATACTCTGTTCGTCCTCAATCGGGAATAATCGCGCCGTTAGCAACTCTAACAGTTGAAATCACTTACAATCTTTCCCCAAACGCGGCGCTACCGGACTCCTACCCGCGGTGCGACGACGTTTTCCAGCTCCATAGCGTCGTCGCACCCGGCGCCGCTTTCAAAGACCCATCTTTAGACTCTGTTCCTATGGATTGGTTCACTACTAGGAAGAAACAAGTTTTTATTGATAGCTGTATTCGGGTCGGGTTTGTTGGGTCGGTTGTTTTGTCACGATTGGTCGCGGACGGGTCAATGGAAGGCGTTAGGGAAGCTCTTGAGATGAGTGACCCGAGTTGGTTCCCGTCCGACTCAGTTGACTCGGACGGGAACACTCTCCTTCACCTAGCTATTTCTCAAAGCCGACCCGATTTGGTTCAGTTGATTCTCGAATTCGGGTCGAACCCGAATTCCCGTAGTCGGGCGGGTTTGAGTCCGCTCGAGGCCGCGGCGACATTCGGCGAGGGATTGATCGCGGAACTATTGTTGGCTAAAAAAGCTAGCACAGAACCGTCGGGATCGTCCGGGTGGGGCCCAATCCATTTAGCGGCTGCCGCAGGACATACTGATGTCCTGCGACTCCTTCTCGTTAAAGGAGCCGTTGTCGACGCAGTCACGAACGAATATTCCACCGCCCTCCACCTGGCAGTGTCAGGGCGGCGGCGTGACTGTGTAAGACTACTTCTCGCGAACGGAGCGAGAACTGATATACGTAACTCCGGAGACGGCGACACCGCTTTACATATAGCGGCTGTCTCCGGAGACGAGCACATCGTGAAGATGCTTCTTCACAAATTCGCGAACAAGGACGTGAGGAATAGGAAAGGGAAGACGGCGTACGATGTGGCGGCGGAGAACGGACACAACAAATTATTCGATTGTTTACGTTTAGGAGACAATTTATGTACGACTGCACGTAAAGGAGACGTGAGAGCAATTCACAAGCTATTAGAAAACGGGGCTTCGATTAATGGAAAAGATCAGAACGGATGGACGGCTCTTCATAGAGCGGCGTTTAAGGGTAGGATTGAGGCGGCTCGTGTGTTGATTGAGAAAGGAATTGAGTTAAATGCGCGCGATGAGGAAGGGTATACGGCTCTTCATTGCGCGACGGAAGCAGGGCAAGTGGAGTTAGTTGAATTGTTGATTAAAAAAGGGGCTGATATTGATGCGGCGACTAAGGCAGGCACGACCGCTCTACAAATCGCAGAGTCTTTACATTACAAGGGAATCTCGAGATTGCTTTTGAATGGCGATGCGGTTAATAAAGGGTATTCTGGGAAATTGAAAGGAGATAGAGAGATTAATGTGGGGAAGATGATGATACGCCGGAGTAAGGGGAATCGCAGAAGAAGCTTTGATCGCTCTTCAGCGGCTGCGTTGGAGGTTTTTCAGTGA